In Pseudobdellovibrionaceae bacterium, the following proteins share a genomic window:
- a CDS encoding DUF4160 domain-containing protein yields the protein MLSTRHLKFKINENDHNPPHVHIEGGGASVRINLNTLEVMDSETGFSKSTLKKIIAAVTDLQDYLLDEWRERHD from the coding sequence GTGTTGAGCACAAGGCATCTAAAGTTCAAGATCAACGAGAATGACCACAATCCGCCCCATGTTCACATCGAAGGCGGGGGTGCTTCAGTGCGGATCAACCTCAACACTCTCGAAGTAATGGACAGTGAGACTGGATTTTCAAAGAGTACTCTGAAGAAGATCATTGCGGCCGTCACTGACCTTCAAGACTACCTACTTGATGAATGGAGAGAGCGCCATGACTAA